GGTTTTATGGCTTTTTGCTCTGTTTTATTTGGTGCAATGCATATGGCTTTTTCTAAACCGCAAATAAGGGAAAGTCAATTATTAAATGGCCTTATGCTGGGCTTTGGGTTAGCTTTAGCCTGTATTGCAGTGAATGGATTTACAGATTATGTTTTATTTAATATTGAATTATCAATGCTATTTTGGATAATTAATGCGTTTATTGTGATTATTCAGCGTGAACGACTGGATTAATATTTTTTATTTATTGCAGGTTTTTATTTTAGAATTTAAAATAGTAGTGGAGATAGAATCGATTATTGTAAGGAGGCTTGGCAGTTGAGACAGAAAGTTGTAATTTCAAAGGCTACAATTGACCGCCTGCCATTGTATTTTAGAACGTTAAGGGTAACGAAAGAAGAAGGACGAGAAATTATTTCTTCTGAGGAGCTCGGAAGACGATTAGGAATTACGCCGGAACAGATACGGAAAGATTTGGCTTCTTTTGGACAGTTCGGAAAAAAAGGTGTGGGATATTATGTGCATGAATTAATGCGCAATATTGGTGAAATACTAGGATTAGATAACAATTGGAATATTGCTGTCGTTGGTATTGGACATCTAGGTGCAGCATTAGCTAATTATCAAAATTTTATTACTTTGGGATTTAACCTAATGGCGTTGTTTGATGCAGATGAAGATGTTGTAGGAACAATTGTAAATAAGGTAAAAGTCGATCATATCAACGATGTCAACCAAGTAGTAAAAGAACGCAATATTCATATTGGGGTAATTGCTGTTCCAGCACCATTTGCACAAGAGGTAGCAGATAAGCTAGTGACTGCTGGCGTGACTGGGATATGGAATTTTGCACCGAGAAAAATTGTTGTTCCAGAACATATTTGTATAGTGAATGAAGATTTATCTGTGGGTCTTAGTAATCTCTCTTATCATATAACAAGAAAATTACTGTAAATGAAGGATTTTTGATAAATTTTTTGCAGGATTTTGTAGGATGATAGAGAAATAATATTATTACAGTTAGTTTGAACAAAATTTCACAAGATAATCGGGAATTTAAGAGAAATACCGTCAAGAATAAGCTATATCTATCTTGACGGTATTGTTGCTTAGTGGTATGCTTGTGTTTGGAATTATAACTAACTGATATTGCTGGATTAGTATTTTTTATGCTAGTGGTAGCAAAATCTCATATGCGTACGATTTAAAGAGGTGAATCTATAGCTTTATTTCTTAAAATGTAGCAGGAGAATCAGATTTTTATAAGTAATGAAATGGCCAATTTTTTTTGTTGACCTACCAAGGAGGAAATTTTTCGATGATTGATATTCGCGATCGCGTGCGTAACCAAGCACTTCAAGCAAAGATCGTTAGTGCAGAAGAAGCGGCAGCTTTTATTAAGCCTGACATGAACATTGGTGTTAGTGGTTTTACGCCTGCAGGATATCCAAAAGCAGTTCCTTTAGCTTTAGCTAAAAGAATGGAAACAGAACCTTTTAGTGTTAACTTATGGACAGGTGCATCCGTTGGGAAAGAATTAGACGGTGCATTGGCAAAAGTCGGCGGTATTAAAAGACGTATGCCTTATCAATCCAACAAGGATTTACGTGCTGGTATTAACGGCGGCAAAATTGAATATTGTGATCTTCACTTGAGTGAATCAGCACAGTTTGCTCGTTATGGTTTTATGGGTGGTAAAATTGACGTAGCTATCGTTGAAGTTTGTGCAATTACCGAAGAAGGACATCTTATTCCTACCACTTCAATGGGGAATACTGCTTCTTATGTTCAAAGTGCTGATGTAGTTATTGTTGAAGTAAATACAACTCAACCATTAGAATTGGAAGGTATGCATGATGTATATGTTCCACTTGATCCACCACATCGTTTACCAATTCCAGTTGTAAAAGTAAACGACCGCATTGGTACTACATATATTCCGTGTGGTGTGGATAAAATAAAATACATTGTTCCTTGTGACATTCCAGATGACGTTCGTCCATTTGCGCCATTAGATGAAAATTCACATAGAATGTCTGAACATATTTTAAAATTCTTCAAAGACGAAATTAAAGCTGGTCGTATGCCGAAAAACTTATTACCTCTTCAATCTGGTGTAGGTAATGTGGCCAATGCGGTAATCAGTGGTTTTGTTGATTCTGATTTTACTGATCTTGAAGTTTATACAGAAGTAATCCAAGATGGTATGTTTGACTTAGCGGATGCGGGGAAATTAAAATTTGCTTCCGGTACATCTTTCTCTCCATCTCCAGACGGATTGAGACGCTTCTATGAAAATATAAAAGACTATCGTCAAAAAATGATGCTTAGACCACAAGAAATTGCTAATAGTCCAGAAGTGGCTCGTCGCATTGGAATCATTGCGATGAATACGGCAATTGAATTTGATATATATGGTAACGTAAATTCTACACATATCATGGGTTCTAAAATGATGAATGGTATTGGTGGTTCCGGAGATTTTGCACGTAATGCTTACTTGACTTGCTTCTTTAGCACATCAACAGCAAAAGACGGTGCTATTTCTGCAATCGTTCCTATGTGCTCTCATGTTGATCATACTGAACATGATACAGATATTTTCGTTACTGAAATCGGTCTTGCTGACGTTCGTGGATTAAGTCCTAGAGAACGTGCACGCAAAATTATCAACAATTGTGCTCATCCTGACTACCGTCCAATGTTGCTTGATTATTTAGAGAGAGCTGAAAAAGCCACAAAACAAGCACATACGCCACATATTATCAATGAAGCGTTATCTTGGCACAGTAGATTTATGGAAACAGGTACAATGAAGAAATAAAGCAAGGAGGAATTATTAATAATGAGCAATGAAAATTTAAAAGCTAAACTGGCTGAATATGATGCCAAAGTAGAAAAAGCGACTGCAAAATTCCCAGAACGTGCAAACTTACCGGAGCAACGTTTATACACTCCACTTGATGTAGAAGGTACTGACTATACAAGTGAAATCGGGTTCCCTGGATCCTATCCTTTCACACGTGGTGTACAACCTACAATGTATCGTGGCCGTTTCTGGACAATGCGTATGTATGCTGGTTTCTCAACTGCTGAAGAATCCAACAAACGTTACCGTTACTTAATCGAATCAGGTGCTACAGGACTTTCTTGTGCATTTGACTTACCAACACAAATTGGTTATGATTCCGATGATGAAATCTCTACAGGTGAAGTTGGTAAAGTAGGGGTTGCGATCGACTCCTTAGCTGATATGGAAATCCTTTTCGATCAAATCGACTTAGGAAAAGTTTCCACTTCTATGACAATCAATGCACCAGCTTCAGTATTACTTGCAATGTATATTGCGGTAGCTGAAAAACAAGGTGTATCTGCTGATAAATTAAAAGGTACAATCCAAAATGATATTCTTAAAGAATATGCAGCACGTGGAACTTATATTTTCCCACCAAAACCTTCCATGCGTTTAATTACAAATATTTTTGAATACTGCTCTAAAAATGTTCCTAACTGGAATACAATTTCTATTTCCGGTTACCACATTCGTGAAGCTGGTTCAACTGCATCTCAAGAAATCGCATTTACAATTGCTGATGGTATTGCATATGCAGAAGCTGCAATCAAAGCTGGCTTAGACGTTGATGCATTTGCAGGTCGTTTATCCTTCTTCTGGAATGCACATAACAATGTATTAGAAGAAGTTGCAAAATTCCGTGCTTCCCGTCGCGTATGGGCAAAAGTGATGAAAGAACGTTTTGGTGCGAAAAATCCAAAATCTTGGATGCTTCGTGTGCATACACAAACAGCTGGTTCTATGTTAACTGCACAACAACCAAACAATAATATCGTTCGTGTTGCTCTTCAAACAGCTGCTGCTGTTATGGGTGGTACGCAATCTCTTCATACAAATTCCCGTGATGAAGCATTAGCTCTTCCTACAGAAGATTCCGTAATGGTTGCACTTCGTACACAACAAATCGTTGCTTATGAAAGTGGTCTTGCTGACGTTATCGATCCATTAGCAGGTTCTTACTATGTAGAAGCTTTAACCAACAAAATTGAAAAAGAAGCTTGGGAATACATCAACAAAATCGATGAAATTGGTGGCGCTGTTGAAGCAATTGAAAAAGGTTATATCCAAAAAGAAATTCAAGACAGTGCTTACAAATGGCAAATGGATGTTGAATCCGGTGCAAAAGTTATCGTTGGTGTTAATAAATTCCAAGTGGAAGAAAAACCAGTTGAAGGCTTACTTCGCGTAGATGCTTCTGTTGGTGAAAAGCAAAAAGCTAAATTAACAAAAATGAAAGCTGAACGTGATAATGCGGCAGTACAAGCTGCTCTTGCTGATCTTGAAAAAGCTTGTCAAGATGAACATGAAAATCTTATGCCATATATCTTAGCAGCTGTTAAAACATATGCTACACTTGGTGAAATTTGTGGAGTTATGCGTAAAGTATTCGGTGAATATGAAGCGCATGTAAACCTATAATAGCGAGAGTTGGAGGGATAAATACAATGGAAAAACGTATTAGAGTATTAGTAGCAAAACCAGGTCTTGACGGCCATGACCGTGGAGCTAAAGTTGTAGCCCGCGCTCTTCGCGACGCTGGTTTCGAAGTAGTATATACAGGTCTTCGTCAAACACCTGAACAAATAGCAGAAGCAGCACTTCAAGAGGACGTAAATGTAGTTGCAATGAGCATTCTTTCAGGAGCTCATCCTCATTTATTCCCTAAAGTTGTTAATTTAGTAAAAGAAAAAGGCATGGAAGACGTACTAGTTATCGGTGGTGGCGTTATTCCTGATGCTGATATTCCAGCACTTAAAGAAGCTGGAGTTGCTGAAGTATTCACTCCAGGAACTCCAACAAGTGCAATTGTTGACTTTATCAAAGCTAATGTAAAATAAATTGCAGTGGATGATGTGCCTCATTTTATATGAGGCACATATACCATAAGGTGGTGCGATTCAATGGATATAGCTAAGGAAGTAATCAAGGGTTCTCGGCTCGCGTTATCACGAGCAATTACTGCAGTGGAAAATGAATACGACAATGCAGTAAGTATTATGCAGGAGTTATATCCGCATACAGGCAGAGCTTTAGTCATTGGTATTACAGGTCCGCCAGGTGCCGGCAAAAGTACATTGACTGATAAACTTGCAAAAGCATGTCGTCGTCAAGGAAAAACTGTCGGGATTATCGCTGTAGATCCAACCAGTCCGTTTTCGGGTGGCGCGATTTTAGGCGATCGTATCCGTATGAATGAATTAACTTTAGATCAAGGTGTGTTTATTCGTAGTATGGGTACACGTGGAAGCCTTGGTGGCTTATCACGCAAAACTGCTGATGCAGTAAAAATTATGGATGCTTCGGGAAAAGATGTAATCTTTATTGAAACTGTTGGTGTTGGACAGTCTGAAGTAGATATTGTAAGTGCAGCTGATACAACGTTAGTTGTTTTAGTACCGGGTTTAGGCGACGATATTCAAGCCATTAAAGCTGGTATTTTAGAGATTGGTGATGTATTTGCAATTAATAAAGCAGACCGTGAAGGTGCAGATCGTTTAAACATTGAAATCAACATGATGCTTGACTTAGATTCGGATAAAAAACCAGATTGGCGTCCGCCAATAAAACAAACCGTAGCTAGCCAAGATAAAGGAATTGAGGAACTTTTAGCAACGATTTATGAGCATTTTGAACATCTAAAATCAACGGGGAAACTAACCGAGCGTCGTAGAGAACGTACGAAAAATGAGCTTTTATCAATGTTAAAAGCGGATATAGGTCGTTATGTATTACACAAAATTGCTGAAAATGGTCAATTTGATCAATTAATCGGTGAGGTAGAAAGTCGAAAAAATGACCCTTACACTATTGTAGCAAATTTATTAAAAGATATGTTAAAATAGAACTAGGAACATGACTTTTGTCGTGTAATATGTAGATGAAGGAGGATATATATATGTTTGAAGTTAACAGAGTTGATCATATTGGTATTGCAGTAACTAATTTAGAAGAAGCAAAAAAATTCTATACTGAAATGCTTGGCATGAAAGCCACTGGTGAAGAAGTAGTTGAAGAACAAAAAGTAAAAGTTTGCTTTATCCCTACTGGTGATAGCGAATTAGAACTTTTAGAATCAACTTCCCCAGATGGTCCTATTGCAAAATACATTGAAAAAAATGGTGGCAGAAACGGTATTCAACACGTTGCTTTACGTGTTGATAATATCGAACAAGCGATTGCCGATTTAATGGCAAAAGGTGTTCGCATGATTGATGAAAAACCTCGTTATGGTGCTGGCGGATCTAGCATTGCGTTTGTTCATCCAAAAGCTACTGGCGGCGTTTTAGTAGAATTATGCCAACGCAAATAGTTTACAAACAGCAGATTTTGTAGGAGGTACAAAATGTCTACAGTTCAAGAAAAAATTGAGCTTATGAAAGCTAAACAAGAAAAGATTAAACTTGGTGGCGGCGAAGCTCGTATTGCAAAACAACATGAAAAAGGTAAATTGACAGCACGTGAACGTATTGAATTATTTTTTGATGAAGGTACTTTCGTTGAATTAGATCAATTCGTTACACATCGTTGCACAAACTTTGGCATGGAGAAAAAATCTCTTCCTGGTGAAGGTGTTGTTACAGGTTACGGTACAGTAAATGGCCGTCTTGTATATGCATTTGCACAGGATTTCACTGTTGAGGGTGGATCTCTTGGTGAAATGCATGCAGCAAAAATTTGTAAAGTGTTAGACTTGTCACTTAAAATGGGTGCTCCAGTTATTGGTATCAATGATTCCGGCGGAGCCCGTATTCAAGAAGCCGTTGATGCATTAGGCGGTTACGGTAAAATCTTCTTGAAAAATACATTAGCTTCTGGTGTTGTTCCACAAATTTCTGTAATTATGGGACCTTGCGCTGGTGGTGCAGTATATTCTCCAGCTTTAACTGATTTTATCTACATGGTTAAAAATACAAGTCAAATGTTTATCACTGGTCCAGCAGTTATTAAATCTGTTACGGCAGAAGAAGTTACAGCTGAACAACTTGGTGGTGCAATGACTCATAACTCTACTTCTGGTGTAGCTCATTTTGCTGCTGAAAATGAAGAAGACTGTATCGAACAAATTCGTTACTTATTAAGCTTCTTACCAAGCAATAACCTTGAAGATGCTCCAATTGTAGAAACAAATGACGATCCATCCCGCATGGATGAAAGCTTAAATACATTGCTTCCTGATAACCCTAACATGCCTTATGACATGAAAGATGTTATTACTTCACTTGTTGATAATGGTGAGTTCTACGAAGTACATGAACATTATGCGAAAAACATCATTACATGTTTTGCTCGTTTTGGTGGTAAATCCGTTGGTATTATCGCTAACCAACCAGCTGTAATGGCAGGTTGCTTAGACGTTAATGCTTCCGATAAATCAGCACGTTTTATTCGTTTCTGTGATGCGTTTAATATTCCTATCGTAAATCTTGTTGACGTACCAGGCTTCTTGCCAGGGACAGACCAAGAATACGGCGGTATTATTCGTCACGGTGCAAAAATGCTTTATGCTTATTCCGAAGCTACCGTACCAAAAATTACAGTAATTACTCGTAAAGCGTATGGCGGTTCTTATTTAGCAATGTGTTCACAAGATTTAGGTGCTGACCAAGTATTTGCTTGGCCTACTGCTGAAATTGCGGTTATGGGACCTGCTGGTGCTGCAAACATTATTTTCCGTAAAGATCCTGATGTTGCAGCAAAAACTGCTGAATACATTGAAGAATTTGCAACTCCTTATAAAGCTGCTGAACGCGGTTTTGTTGATATGGTTATTGAGCCTATGGAGACTAGACCTCGTATTATCACTGCTTTAAATATGTTGGCTAGTAAACGTGAAGCACGTCCTGCTAAAAAACATGGTAACATTCCACTATAAGGAGAAGTTGACTAATGAAAATTGATGCTAAAAATATTAGTCCTGAAGTTGTCGCTGCTATTTCCGCAGCGGTAAATATGATGGTTGGTAATAAAGTTGTCGCTATTAGCATAAAACGTAGCGATGCTTGGGTTATGGCTGGCCGTCAAAAATTAATGAACTAAGTGTCATTAATGAAAGTTTCTCGTACTGGAGGAATATCAATGCGTAATTTTAAAGTTAGAGTTGAAGGTACAGAGTTTGAACTTGAGGTGGAAGAGGAAAAATCCGTTCCGTTAGTGATTCTTCATGGAGATCATCATGCTTGGGTTGAAGCCGGACACAAAAATTTAATGAATTCGCATTAAAATTAAGATTTTATCGTTGTGGAGGAATAAAAAAGTGAAAAAGTTTAATATTAAAGTTAATGGTAACGCATACGAAGTTGAAATCGAAGAAGTAAAAGCTGCTCCAGCTGTGAAAGTTGCTGCAAAACCTGCTGCTGCACCTGCAAAACCTGCTGCAAAACCTGCTGCTGCACCTGCACCTGCTGTTGTTGGTGCTGGCGATACAGCTATCAATGCACCAATGCCTGGTAAAATTGTAAAATTAGTGGCTGAAGCTGGTAAAGCTGTAAAAAAAGGCGATGTAGTTTTAATTCTTGAAGCTATGAAAATGCAAAATGAAATCTCCGCTCCAGTTGATGGTACTTTAAAATCTATTAATGTAGCTGCTGGTCAATCTGTAAAACCAGGTGAAGTTTTAGCTGTTATCGGTTAATTCGCTTGAATTTGAAAGAAGCCTGCACATGTGTTGTGTAGGCTTCTTTAATAGAATAAGAAAAATTTTTGGAGGAGCCTGTTCATTACAGGCTCCTTTTTAGTATTTTGATAGTAAATTTTTAGAAGTTTTGTATATAATAAAGAGTAGATGCAGATTAGGGGGCGTATAAATCATTTTCATTAATGTAGGCAGGGAAATGATTTATTCTTGTCGGAAAAGTTTCATTTTATTGTATCTTTTTCTACTTATATTCTCTATTGAAATATTTCTGTGTATTTAGAGATAAATTAAAATATATGTATATAACCACGTAGTTAATCCTGTTTAAGAATGGAGAAAATTCTGATGAGGAGTTTTGAGTTAGTATAGCTAAAGTGATTATTTTAAATTATAAAATGAAATTTATTAATGAATGAATTGTGATTTTGAAGAAAGAGGTGTATTTTTTGAGCGAAAAAAGAAAAAATTCAACTAAGTTTAAAAATGTGAAACGGGTGCTGGTATATCCACTTAAAAAGTTTGTACAAACGAATTCTCTAAGTGGAAACTTACTACTATTAGCGTTAGTTATGGGGTTAGTGTGGGCTAACTCTGACTATCAACATCAATATCATATATTATGGCATGAAACATACGCAGGAATAACCCTAGGAGAATATTCTTTAAATATGAATCTTCATCATTGGATAAATGATGGATTGATGACAATATTCTTTTTCTTAGTAGGTCTTGAAATTAAACGTGAGTTATTAGTTGGAGAATTGTCTGTAGCACGTAAGGCACTTTTTCCAGTAGCTGCTGCTTTTGGTGGCATGATGGCCCCAGCAATTGTATTTTTACTTTTTCAAAGTGCTGGTTCCGAAACCATCCGTGGTTGGGCGATTCCTACCGCTACGGATATTGCGTTTGCAATAGGAATATTATCTTTATTAGGGAATAGAGTTCCTATTGCATTAAAAGTTTTTTTGACTGCCTTGGCAATTGTTGATGATATAGGTGCTATTTTACTTATTGGAATATTTTATTCAGCTGCTCCAAGCTGGGGGTATTTATCACTTGCGATAATTATAGTAGCTATTATGTTTTGTTTAAACCGTGCAGGTGTTAGAAATTTACTTTTTTATCAAATTTTATCGGTTATATTATGGTTTGTCGTTCTGTCTTCTGGTGTACATGCAACTTTAGCCGGTGTCGTGGCGGCATTTACGATACCAGTACAAGGAAAAATTTCAAAAAAATCGGCAGCGAAAAAGAGTTCGAAGTTAGCTGACCAATTAAACGATTTAAGTACTTCCTCAAAAGAGGTTCTGGGTGATGCTATGTATCATTCAGTTTTATCTCAAATGTCAAACTTATACAAACAGGCGGGGACACCTTTGCAAAGAATGGAGCACAGGATTCATTCTTTAGTTTCCTATTTTATTTTACCTTTATTTGCTTTAGCTAATAGTGGTATCACGATAGATCCAAAAATGATAGGTGGCGTGTTGGATGCTTTATCTTTAGGAATTATTTTTGGACTGTGTATCGGAAAGCCAATAGGTATTGTGACTATATGTTGGGTATTAGAAAAGTTGAATTTTGCTGAGAGACCAGATAATATATCTTGGCAGCAATTATGGGCAAGCGGATGCTTTGCTGGAATAGGTTTTACAATGTCTATTTTTATAGCTGGACTAGCTTTTGACAACGCTTTTTTCTTAAATCAATCTAAATTATCAATTATAATTGCATCGTTCTTTTCGACAATTTTAGGAACAGTTTTATTATTGAGTTCAAAAGATAAAGTGGAGAGTTGATAAGGAAAACAAAAGATAGATTTAGAAAAATTAAAATAAATTGATGAATGATAAAAACGATTTAAAACAATCGATGGATAAGAGAATCACTCCTGCTATTATGTTAATTCTATACATAATAGCAGGAGTGATTCTTTTATTTTTATATATTTCTGGTACTTGTCGACAATGGATTCAGATGAAGTCTAATAAATATAAACTGGTCACTATAATTTAAATGGAGGCAAAGATGAAAAATAATAAAAAAGAATTATTTTTCAAAACCATATCTAAGTTCTTTCTTTATTAATGCTCCTTAATGAGATTGTTCCTATTTTAAGTCCTGTTCTTGGTGGGCAATTGCTAAAAGTTACGGATTGGTCAGGAATATTTGTTGTTTTAAGTGCGATGAGTATATTCATTTTTATCCTTGTTTGGGTTGGAGTCAAAGCGTGTATAGGAATCACAACTACGACAAGCTTTTCTTTAGCTATACAAACACAACGAGATGCCGCAGGGAGCGCAGCTGGTTTACTTGGAGTTGTTGCATCTCCATTGATTGGGCTTGGTGGTGAAATGAATGCTATGCCGATGGGAATTATTCTGCTTGGTATAAATTTTATTGCATTAGATGAACAGATTAAACATTGGATAAAATAGTATTTTATTATAATGATGTGGAGAATTAGGAAAATGAAATAGATAAATGTCAGAGAAAGTTTTCCTCTGCATTTATCTATTTGCATTTTGTATTTTGTATACATTTTTTAAATTTATGACGAATTATTTATTTTAAGATATAATAAAAACATTACTATGCAACAGGGGGAAAGTAATGGAAAACACAACACTTTTAGCAGGAATTATATTTATCGTCATGTATATGTTTATTGTCTCAGAGAAAGTTCATCGTACTATTGTATCCATGCTTGGTGCGATATTGATGATTTTAACTGGTGTAATTTCGCAGGAAGCAGCTTTACATCATATTGATTTTAATACGCTTGGATTATTGATTGGTATGATGATTATCGTTGCGATTACTGGGCAGACAGGACTTTTTAATTATATCGCAATTTGGTCAGCGAAAAAGGCGGAAGCGAATCCAATGCGAATCCTAATTTACTTAGCAGTGATTACTGCACTTTTTTCCGCGTTTTTAGATAACGTAACAACCGTGTTACTTATGGTTCCCGTCACTATTGGAATTACGAATAAATTACATGTAAATCCCATTCCTTATTTAATTGTGCAAATTATTGCATCAAATATTGGCGGAACCGCTACTTTGATTGGGGATCCTCCTAATATTATGATTGGGAGTGCGGTAAAGGAATTAACCTTTATTTCATTTATTAATAACTTAGCATTGATATCAGCCATTAATTTAGGAGTTGTTTTGGTGATTTTAACTTTTTTGTATCGCAAACAATTGCGCACAACAGATGAATTAAAGGCTGATTTAATGTCATTGAATGAAAAAGCTGAATTAAAAAATAAGTTGTTATTAAAAAAATGCTTGTCGGTTTTATCACTGACAATTTTAGGATTCTTTTTCCATCAGTTGGTTCATGTAGAATCTTCAACAGTCGCTTTAACAGGGGCATTTTTACTTTTATTAATTGCAAGTCGTGATCATAGTTTTATTGAACATGCAATGGAAAAGGTAGAGTGGACGACAATATTTTTTTTCGTGGGTTTATTTGTTGCAGTTGGCGGATTGATTGAGGTTGGTATTATCAAACAAATTGCTGTATATGGCATAGAAATTACAGGGGGAGACGTAGCAAAGACGTCAATGTTGGTTTTATGGTTAAGTGCAATTGTATCGTCCTTTCTTGATAATATTCCATTTGTTGCAACAATGATTCCGTTAATTCAAGATATGGGGAATATGGGTGTAAGTAATTTGGAACCATTGTGGTGGAGTTTGGCTCTTGGTGCATGTCTTGGTGGTAACGGAACAATTGTTGGAGCAAGTGCGAATTTGATTGTTGCGGGAATGGCTGCAGAGGCGGGACATAATATTTCATTTATGCGATATTTGAAGATAGGATTTCCAATCATGACTTTAACGATTCTTTTATCGACTTTATATATTTATATGCGTTATTTAATATAATCCTAAAAAAGAGTGTGCAAATCAATTTTGCACACTCTTTTTTAGAATTATATTAGAAAATATTTAAAATTACGTAGAGAAGAGGCTATTTTTCCTATTTATTTATTTTTTTGGTGATGATATTATAAGAAAATAATTTATCTGATAACTAAGGCTAAGACTCCTGCCTTCGATAAGAGGGAGTTATGCCATGGGTACAGGCGATTGGTTAAATTATTAGATAAAGTAAAAATGAGTTTTTATTGGTTTCAAAGGGGAGGGGTTATTTTGTTTGCGAAAACATTAAAGGGAAAGTTAATATCAACTACATTGTTGTTATTTTTTATTGTATTGTTTATTAGTACTTTGATTATTGGAAATGTAGTAAAAGATCAAATGGAGTCTGTCTTGTTGGATAAATCTATGGAAACAGCACAAGAGATTGCTTCAAATCTTGATAATATGCTGTTGAACACTACTATTCAAAGTGATGAGTTACAAAAATTTCTTGATGAAAAGGTAAGACAAGAAAACATTGTATATGCGGCAATTATTGATAAAAATGCAAAAGCTATTGCGCATAGTGATCATCAAAAAATTGGTAAAGTTTATGATGATGAATATACAATAGATGGTGCAGTTAAAGGAAATACAAAAACAAGTAGATTTTACGCTGATGTTCAACAAGTTTGGACTTATGATATTATGGTACCAATTTATCAAAATGGAGTACAAATTGGTGCTTTAGATATTGGAATACCTGAAAGAGGCGTTAGTGAAATTATTAATGAAATTATTATGATTCAGAGTATCTTAATTATTGTCTCTTTCATTGTTATAACGATTTTATTATTTGCTATTTTTAATAAATTGTTTATTCCTTTAAATGAAATTGTATTAATTATTAATAAGATTGGAAAATTGAACCTTATAAAAGATGAAAAGATAGATACTTTTGCAAATCAAAATGATGAAATCGGCAGCATTGCAAAATCTTTAGAGAATATGCGTGTGAGTGTTGCAGAACTAGTGAAGGATATAATAGAAAACTCGAATAATCTTAGCAATTCAGTTGAAGATTTATCTAATACGGTATATGATGTGTCTG
This genomic interval from Selenobaculum gibii contains the following:
- the nhaA gene encoding Na+/H+ antiporter NhaA, whose product is MSEKRKNSTKFKNVKRVLVYPLKKFVQTNSLSGNLLLLALVMGLVWANSDYQHQYHILWHETYAGITLGEYSLNMNLHHWINDGLMTIFFFLVGLEIKRELLVGELSVARKALFPVAAAFGGMMAPAIVFLLFQSAGSETIRGWAIPTATDIAFAIGILSLLGNRVPIALKVFLTALAIVDDIGAILLIGIFYSAAPSWGYLSLAIIIVAIMFCLNRAGVRNLLFYQILSVILWFVVLSSGVHATLAGVVAAFTIPVQGKISKKSAAKKSSKLADQLNDLSTSSKEVLGDAMYHSVLSQMSNLYKQAGTPLQRMEHRIHSLVSYFILPLFALANSGITIDPKMIGGVLDALSLGIIFGLCIGKPIGIVTICWVLEKLNFAERPDNISWQQLWASGCFAGIGFTMSIFIAGLAFDNAFFLNQSKLSIIIASFFSTILGTVLLLSSKDKVES
- the mmdA gene encoding methylmalonyl-CoA decarboxylase subunit alpha, with the translated sequence MSTVQEKIELMKAKQEKIKLGGGEARIAKQHEKGKLTARERIELFFDEGTFVELDQFVTHRCTNFGMEKKSLPGEGVVTGYGTVNGRLVYAFAQDFTVEGGSLGEMHAAKICKVLDLSLKMGAPVIGINDSGGARIQEAVDALGGYGKIFLKNTLASGVVPQISVIMGPCAGGAVYSPALTDFIYMVKNTSQMFITGPAVIKSVTAEEVTAEQLGGAMTHNSTSGVAHFAAENEEDCIEQIRYLLSFLPSNNLEDAPIVETNDDPSRMDESLNTLLPDNPNMPYDMKDVITSLVDNGEFYEVHEHYAKNIITCFARFGGKSVGIIANQPAVMAGCLDVNASDKSARFIRFCDAFNIPIVNLVDVPGFLPGTDQEYGGIIRHGAKMLYAYSEATVPKITVITRKAYGGSYLAMCSQDLGADQVFAWPTAEIAVMGPAGAANIIFRKDPDVAAKTAEYIEEFATPYKAAERGFVDMVIEPMETRPRIITALNMLASKREARPAKKHGNIPL
- a CDS encoding ArsB/NhaD family transporter; translated protein: MENTTLLAGIIFIVMYMFIVSEKVHRTIVSMLGAILMILTGVISQEAALHHIDFNTLGLLIGMMIIVAITGQTGLFNYIAIWSAKKAEANPMRILIYLAVITALFSAFLDNVTTVLLMVPVTIGITNKLHVNPIPYLIVQIIASNIGGTATLIGDPPNIMIGSAVKELTFISFINNLALISAINLGVVLVILTFLYRKQLRTTDELKADLMSLNEKAELKNKLLLKKCLSVLSLTILGFFFHQLVHVESSTVALTGAFLLLLIASRDHSFIEHAMEKVEWTTIFFFVGLFVAVGGLIEVGIIKQIAVYGIEITGGDVAKTSMLVLWLSAIVSSFLDNIPFVATMIPLIQDMGNMGVSNLEPLWWSLALGACLGGNGTIVGASANLIVAGMAAEAGHNISFMRYLKIGFPIMTLTILLSTLYIYMRYLI
- a CDS encoding biotin/lipoyl-containing protein → MKKFNIKVNGNAYEVEIEEVKAAPAVKVAAKPAAAPAKPAAKPAAAPAPAVVGAGDTAINAPMPGKIVKLVAEAGKAVKKGDVVLILEAMKMQNEISAPVDGTLKSINVAAGQSVKPGEVLAVIG